The following are from one region of the Coffea eugenioides isolate CCC68of chromosome 2, Ceug_1.0, whole genome shotgun sequence genome:
- the LOC113763960 gene encoding BTB/POZ domain-containing protein At3g56230-like isoform X1, with protein MDCSICSAMPFILRPPRNTICGACYEGAKSIITLTNKLDNDKGLLDKQPNNPVSSYNSAKGLANALKWVKEMKEAEEELNEKLNFLSGFVTAFRHQMHPDILIKPGNDGPSLPAHRALLAARSDIFKNMLDSDGCKAPPSDTITFPELNHEELESLLEFLYGGDLPKEKADKHVYSLSMAADKYEIPFLQKFCEHRMLGSLSSSNVLDVLEIADTCSNPSLKETALNFIVKNMEDVVFSDRFDAFALKNPHLTVQITRASFMEIRNRRTAI; from the exons AAGGCCTCCAAGAAATACAATATGTGGAGCCTGCTATGAGGGAGCTAAAAGCATAATCACCTTAACCAACAAACTTGATAATGACAAGGGATTATTAGATAAACAACCCAACAACCCTGTTTCTTCGTATAATTCTGCAAAG GGACTCGCAAATGCGTTGAAATGGGTGAAGGAAATGAAGGAGGCCGAAGAGGAACTAAATGAAAAACTAAACTTTCTGAGTGGATTTGTTACTGCATTTAGGCATCAGATGCACCCTGATATTCTCATCAAGCCTGGAAATGATGGACCCTCTTTGCCAGCACATAGAGCTCTTCTG GCAGCAAGGTCTGATATATTCAAAAACATGCTAGATTCAGATGGATGCAAAGCTCCTCCAAGCGACACCATAACATTTCCAGAATTGAATCATGAGGAGCTTGAATCGCTATTGGAGTTCCTCTACGGAGGagacttgcctaaagaaaagGCGGACAAACATGTTTACTCACTGTCAATGGCTGCAGATAAATATGAGATCCCATTTCTGCAGAAGTTTTGTGAGCATCGAATGCTCGGATCTTTAAGCTCATCAAATGTTCTTGATGTTTTAGAAATAGCTGACACTTGCTCCAATCCTAGTTTGAAGGAGACTGCCCTCAACTTCATTGTAAAGAATATGGAGGATGTAGTCTTTTCAGATAGGTTTGACGCATTTGCACTTAAAAATCCTCATTTAACTGTACAGATAACGAGGGCATCCTTCATGGAGATTAGAAACAGAAGGACTGCAATTTGA
- the LOC113763960 gene encoding BTB/POZ domain-containing protein At3g56230-like isoform X2 produces the protein MKEAEEELNEKLNFLSGFVTAFRHQMHPDILIKPGNDGPSLPAHRALLAARSDIFKNMLDSDGCKAPPSDTITFPELNHEELESLLEFLYGGDLPKEKADKHVYSLSMAADKYEIPFLQKFCEHRMLGSLSSSNVLDVLEIADTCSNPSLKETALNFIVKNMEDVVFSDRFDAFALKNPHLTVQITRASFMEIRNRRTAI, from the exons ATGAAGGAGGCCGAAGAGGAACTAAATGAAAAACTAAACTTTCTGAGTGGATTTGTTACTGCATTTAGGCATCAGATGCACCCTGATATTCTCATCAAGCCTGGAAATGATGGACCCTCTTTGCCAGCACATAGAGCTCTTCTG GCAGCAAGGTCTGATATATTCAAAAACATGCTAGATTCAGATGGATGCAAAGCTCCTCCAAGCGACACCATAACATTTCCAGAATTGAATCATGAGGAGCTTGAATCGCTATTGGAGTTCCTCTACGGAGGagacttgcctaaagaaaagGCGGACAAACATGTTTACTCACTGTCAATGGCTGCAGATAAATATGAGATCCCATTTCTGCAGAAGTTTTGTGAGCATCGAATGCTCGGATCTTTAAGCTCATCAAATGTTCTTGATGTTTTAGAAATAGCTGACACTTGCTCCAATCCTAGTTTGAAGGAGACTGCCCTCAACTTCATTGTAAAGAATATGGAGGATGTAGTCTTTTCAGATAGGTTTGACGCATTTGCACTTAAAAATCCTCATTTAACTGTACAGATAACGAGGGCATCCTTCATGGAGATTAGAAACAGAAGGACTGCAATTTGA